The Toxotes jaculatrix isolate fToxJac2 chromosome 21, fToxJac2.pri, whole genome shotgun sequence genome includes a region encoding these proteins:
- the trub1 gene encoding probable tRNA pseudouridine synthase 1, producing the protein MAGNMSNTAVPISSSLSKLQSLNGLFAIYKKEGPTSADVLNALKEALLKEAGVQNPNPRKRKKQSLKMGHGGTLDSGASGVLVVGVGNGTKMLSTMLAGSKKYVAVGELGKATDTLDATGSVILEKDFGHITRIDFEEKLKSFTGDIMQVPPLYSALKKDGQRLSVLLKKGHKVEAKPARPVTVYNLTLQEFKPPLFTLDIECGGGFYVRSLVDDLGKALSSCAHVKELIRTKQGQFTLEEHALQEGQWTLEHILCALQPCKESDQGVDCSNLSEADT; encoded by the exons ATGGCCGGGAACATGAGTAACACTGCGGTTCCGATAAGTAGTTCTCTGTCTAAACTACAGTCTTTAAATGGGTTGTTTGCGATATACAAAAAAGAGGGGCCCACATCTGCAGACGTGTTAAATGCGCTCAAAGAAGCTTTACTCAAGG AAGCTGGCGTACAAAACCCAAATCCGcgaaagagaaagaagcagagccTGAAGATGGGGCACGGAGGGACTCTGGACAGTGGTGCCAGCGGGGTGTTAG TTGTTGGTGTTGGGAATGGCACGAAAATGCTCAGTACCATGTTAGCTGGGTCAAAG aaatatGTTGCTGTGGGCGAACTGGGAAAAGCCACTGACACTCTCGACGCCACTGGCAGTGTGATCCTGGAGAAGGACTTTG GACACATAACCAGGATAGACTTTGAGGAGAAGCTGAAATCCTTTACTGGTGACATCATGCAAGTCCCTCCACT ctaCTCTGCCCTGAAAAAAGACGGCCAgcgtctgtctgtgctgctgaagaAAGGTCACAAGGTTGAGGCCAAGCCTGCCAGACCAGTCACTGTGTACAACCTGACCCTGCAGGAGTTCAAGCCTCCTCTCTTCACTCTGG ATATTGAGTGTGGAGGTGGGTTTTATGTCAGGAGTTTGGTGGATGACCTGGGAAAAG CTCTGTCATCATGTGCTCACGTGAAGGAGCTGATCCGGACCAAGCAGGGTCAGTTCACCCTAGAGGAGCACGCCTTACAGGAGGGGCAGTGGACGCTGGAGCATATCCTGTGCGCTCTGCAGCCCTGCAAGGAGTCGGATCAGGGTGTGGACTGTTCAAATTTGTCAGAAGCTGACACctga